One window of the Cryptomeria japonica chromosome 7, Sugi_1.0, whole genome shotgun sequence genome contains the following:
- the LOC131028321 gene encoding glucoamylase: MAIHGKRLALLFLFVAVLSLLAAPTSGENVTVTFVLVQHADFGQVFKIVGNSTELGNWEPTSVNNMTWTPGDAWAISVTLTKGVPYQYKPMVASFASGNNVCWAPDNNRDLTVPANYSKPDYVETVFWKLSCGYDCHSTTACSVTGTILDPIRQVV; encoded by the exons ATGGCAATCCATGGGAAAAGGCTTGCCCTGCTGTTCCTATTTGTGGCTGTACTTAGCCTCCTTGCAGCCCCTACTTCG GGAGAAAATGTGACCGTAACGTTTGTATTGGTTCAACATGCCGATTTTGGACAAGTGTTTAAGATCGTTGGAAACAGTACCGAGCTGGGCAACTGGGAGCCTACTAGTGTGAACAACATGACTTGGACTCCTGGCGATGCCTGGGCCATTTCTGTG ACATTGACGAAGGGAGTACCATACCAGTACAAACCAATGGTGGCGAGCTTTGCTAGTGGAAACAACGTGTGCTGGGCGCCTGACAATAACCGCGACTTAACAGTGCCGGCAAATTATTCCAAGCCCGATTATGTGGAAACAGTGTTCTGGAAGTTATCTTGCGGTTACGATTGTCATTCCACTACTGCCTGCTCTGTCACAGGGACGATCTTAGACCCTATTCGCCAGGTTGTTTGA